In Brevundimonas subvibrioides, a genomic segment contains:
- a CDS encoding PAS domain S-box protein codes for MAGLIRAFDWASTPLGPISGWPQSLKTATGLLVASPIPMVMLWGPQGVMIYNDAYSVFAGGRHPELLGSNVREGWPEVADFNDNVMKVGLAGGTLAYRDQELTLHRHGWPEQVWMDLDYWPVPAENGAPAGVLCTVTETTERNHLQARQVALLELNDTFRDLTDAGEIAYAGARILARALGATRAGYGLIDPAAATVNIQKDYREEGAFSLTGVVPFADYGTFFPQLLAGEAVVIDDVARDPRTADAIAAMRHLDVASTVNMPLIEQGQLVAIMYVGDNKPRHWTAAELALIREIKSRVRTATERARTAAELMDSEDRYRTLFNAVDEGFCIIEFVDGPDGPLSDYVHITANRAAAKHAGLTNVEGRSARELLGDEAEDWIDLYREVLRTGRPIRVEHELKTSQRWMEVAGFRVEPPERHQVAVLFKDLTAKKAAETALRQSEAQFRAFSEAVPNHVWASRPDGQLYWFNDQVYAYSGLTQGDLDGAGGWGRVVHPDDLAVAAGAWTQALETGQPYQTEFRIRRADGAWRWFRVQAEPVRDASGQITGWVGANSDIDDIRGLNARLEVLLAGSKAERDRLWTLSADALARADYAGKLLAVNPAWTRILGWSEQELLTNPYVDIIHPDNIEATLSALTLMGETGEAMRFENRILSSDGMWTPMDWTVVPEPDGVHFIAVGRDLTEDKAREAALAQAQEALRQSQKMEAVGQLTGGIAHDFNNLLAGISGALELLSKRLSEGRLNGMERYIDAAQGSAQRAASLTQRLLAFSRRQTLDPKPTDVNRLISGMEELIRRSVGPDVEVEVVGAGGLWATRVDPSQLENALLNLCINGRDAMAPNGGRLTIETSNKWLDERAARARELSPGQYVSLCVTDTGSGMSPEVQAQAFDPFFTTKPLGQGTGLGLSMIHGFVRQSGGQVRIHSEPGKGTTLCLYLPRYLGSMEAGEDVTPTAVAEGGSGETVLIIDDEETVRMLVAEVLGEAGYNVIEAPDGPSGLDILRSDRRIDLLVSDVGLPGGMNGRQVADAARVTRPDLKVLFITGYAENAAVGNGLLAPGMEVLTKPFVMGDLAARVHDMIEG; via the coding sequence ATGGCCGGTCTGATCCGGGCGTTCGACTGGGCTTCCACGCCGCTGGGCCCGATTTCCGGCTGGCCGCAAAGCCTGAAGACCGCCACCGGCCTTCTGGTCGCCTCGCCCATTCCCATGGTCATGCTGTGGGGGCCGCAGGGCGTGATGATCTACAACGACGCCTATTCGGTCTTCGCCGGTGGGCGTCATCCGGAGCTGCTGGGGTCGAACGTCCGCGAAGGCTGGCCCGAGGTGGCGGACTTCAACGACAATGTCATGAAGGTGGGTCTGGCCGGCGGCACCCTGGCCTATCGCGATCAGGAACTGACGCTTCATCGCCACGGCTGGCCCGAGCAGGTCTGGATGGACCTGGACTACTGGCCGGTGCCCGCCGAGAACGGAGCCCCGGCCGGTGTGCTATGCACGGTAACGGAGACGACCGAGCGCAATCACCTTCAGGCCCGCCAGGTCGCGCTGCTGGAGCTGAACGACACCTTCCGCGACCTGACCGATGCGGGCGAGATCGCCTATGCGGGGGCCCGCATCCTGGCCCGGGCCCTGGGGGCCACGCGGGCAGGCTATGGCCTGATCGACCCGGCGGCGGCCACCGTCAACATTCAGAAGGATTACCGTGAGGAGGGGGCGTTCAGCCTGACGGGCGTGGTGCCGTTCGCGGACTACGGGACCTTCTTTCCGCAGCTGCTGGCAGGCGAGGCGGTCGTCATCGACGATGTGGCGAGGGATCCCCGCACCGCCGATGCGATCGCGGCGATGCGACACCTCGACGTCGCCTCTACGGTCAATATGCCCCTGATCGAACAGGGCCAGCTGGTGGCCATCATGTATGTGGGGGACAACAAGCCCCGGCATTGGACCGCCGCCGAACTGGCCCTGATCCGGGAGATCAAGTCCAGGGTGCGCACCGCGACGGAGCGTGCGCGCACGGCGGCCGAGCTGATGGACAGCGAGGATCGCTATCGCACCCTGTTCAATGCCGTGGACGAGGGCTTCTGCATCATCGAGTTCGTCGATGGTCCCGACGGACCGTTGAGCGACTATGTCCACATCACCGCCAACCGTGCGGCGGCCAAGCACGCGGGCCTGACCAATGTGGAGGGTCGCAGCGCGCGCGAGCTGCTGGGCGATGAGGCCGAAGACTGGATCGACCTGTACAGGGAGGTCCTGCGCACCGGACGACCCATCCGGGTCGAGCACGAATTGAAGACCTCGCAACGCTGGATGGAGGTGGCCGGTTTCCGCGTCGAACCGCCGGAACGGCACCAGGTCGCGGTGCTGTTCAAGGACCTGACGGCAAAGAAGGCCGCGGAGACCGCCCTGCGCCAGAGCGAGGCCCAGTTCCGGGCCTTTTCAGAAGCGGTGCCGAACCACGTCTGGGCCAGCCGTCCGGATGGCCAGCTGTACTGGTTCAACGACCAGGTCTACGCCTACTCCGGCCTGACCCAGGGAGACCTCGACGGGGCCGGGGGGTGGGGCCGGGTCGTGCATCCGGACGATCTGGCGGTGGCCGCCGGGGCCTGGACACAGGCGCTCGAGACAGGCCAGCCCTATCAGACCGAGTTCCGGATCCGGCGCGCCGACGGGGCCTGGCGCTGGTTCCGGGTCCAGGCCGAGCCGGTCCGGGACGCCTCCGGCCAGATCACGGGCTGGGTCGGGGCCAACAGCGACATCGACGACATCCGCGGTCTCAATGCCCGGCTGGAAGTGCTGCTGGCGGGCAGCAAGGCCGAGCGCGACCGGCTGTGGACCCTGTCCGCCGACGCCCTGGCCCGCGCGGACTATGCCGGAAAGCTGTTGGCCGTGAACCCGGCCTGGACCCGGATCCTGGGCTGGAGCGAACAGGAACTGCTGACCAATCCCTATGTCGACATCATCCATCCGGACAATATCGAGGCCACCCTCTCAGCCCTGACCCTGATGGGCGAAACGGGCGAGGCGATGCGCTTCGAGAACCGGATCCTGTCCAGCGACGGCATGTGGACGCCGATGGACTGGACGGTGGTGCCGGAACCGGACGGCGTTCATTTCATCGCGGTCGGCCGCGACCTGACCGAGGACAAGGCGCGCGAGGCCGCCCTGGCCCAGGCCCAGGAGGCGCTGCGCCAGTCGCAGAAGATGGAGGCGGTGGGGCAGCTGACGGGGGGTATCGCTCACGATTTCAACAACCTGCTGGCGGGTATTTCCGGAGCGCTGGAACTGCTGTCCAAACGGCTGTCCGAAGGCCGGCTGAACGGGATGGAGCGCTATATCGACGCCGCCCAGGGGTCGGCCCAGCGGGCGGCGTCTCTGACGCAGAGGCTGCTGGCCTTCTCGCGTCGCCAGACCCTGGACCCCAAGCCGACCGACGTGAACCGGCTGATCAGCGGCATGGAGGAGCTGATCCGGCGCAGCGTGGGTCCGGACGTCGAGGTCGAGGTGGTCGGCGCGGGCGGTCTGTGGGCCACGCGGGTCGATCCGTCCCAGCTGGAGAACGCCCTGCTGAACCTGTGCATCAATGGCCGCGACGCCATGGCCCCCAACGGGGGTCGCCTGACCATCGAGACGTCCAACAAGTGGCTGGACGAGCGGGCGGCCAGGGCGCGCGAGTTGAGCCCCGGACAGTATGTATCGCTGTGTGTCACCGACACCGGATCGGGCATGAGCCCGGAGGTCCAGGCCCAGGCCTTCGACCCCTTCTTCACTACCAAGCCGCTGGGGCAGGGGACGGGTCTGGGACTGTCGATGATCCACGGCTTCGTGCGCCAGTCGGGAGGACAGGTGCGGATCCATTCCGAACCCGGCAAGGGCACGACGCTGTGTCTGTATCTGCCGCGATATCTCGGTAGCATGGAGGCGGGCGAGGACGTCACCCCGACCGCCGTGGCCGAGGGCGGCAGCGGCGAGACGGTTTTGATCATCGACGACGAGGAGACGGTGCGGATGCTGGTCGCCGAGGTCCTGGGCGAGGCGGGCTATAACGTCATCGAGGCCCCGGACGGGCCGTCGGGCCTCGACATCCTGCGCAGCGACCGGCGGATCGACCTGCTGGTGTCCGACGTCGGCCTGCCCGGCGGCATGAACGGACGCCAGGTGGCGGACGCCGCGCGCGTGACGCGGCCGGACCTGAAGGTGCTGTTCATCACCGGCTATGCGGAGAATGCCGCCGTCGGCAACGGCCTGCTGGCCCCCGGGATGGAGGTCCTGACCAAGCCCTTCGTCATGGGCGACCTGGCCGCCCGGGTGCACGACATGATCGAGGGCTAG
- the cysK gene encoding cysteine synthase A produces the protein MSDLPPAYDTVRHATHGRGKVYDSILDTIGDTPIVGLPRLSAEYQPRARVLAKLEFFNPIASVKDRIGVAMVEALEAAGRLNADSVLIEPTSGNTGIALAFVAAAKGYRLILVMPESMSIERRKMLALLGAELVLTPAEKGMKGAIAQAAELLANTPGAVSPSQFENPANPSIHRVTTAEEIWNDTGGTVDIVVSGVGTGGTITGVGQGLKAKKPSVRMIAVEPTASPVLSGGEPGPHKIQGIGAGFIPAIVDRSVIDGVEQVSNEDSFEMARKVARVEGIPVGISSGAALTAAFCLAALEENAGKTIVVIIPSFAERYLSTALFEGL, from the coding sequence ATGTCCGACCTGCCGCCCGCCTACGACACCGTCCGCCACGCCACCCACGGGCGGGGCAAGGTCTATGACAGCATCCTGGACACTATCGGCGACACACCCATCGTCGGCCTGCCGCGCCTGTCGGCCGAGTACCAGCCCAGGGCCCGCGTGCTGGCCAAGCTTGAGTTCTTCAACCCCATCGCCTCGGTCAAGGACCGGATCGGCGTGGCCATGGTCGAGGCGCTGGAGGCGGCGGGTCGGCTGAACGCCGACAGCGTCCTGATCGAACCGACCAGCGGCAACACCGGTATCGCCCTGGCCTTCGTCGCGGCCGCCAAGGGCTATCGACTGATCCTGGTCATGCCGGAATCGATGTCGATCGAGCGTCGCAAGATGCTGGCCCTGCTGGGCGCCGAGCTGGTCCTGACCCCCGCCGAGAAGGGCATGAAGGGGGCCATCGCCCAGGCCGCGGAACTGCTGGCCAACACCCCGGGTGCCGTCAGCCCCTCGCAGTTCGAGAACCCCGCCAACCCCTCCATCCACCGCGTCACCACGGCCGAGGAAATCTGGAACGACACGGGCGGCACGGTCGACATCGTGGTCTCCGGCGTCGGCACCGGCGGGACGATCACGGGCGTCGGCCAGGGCCTGAAGGCGAAGAAGCCCTCGGTCCGCATGATCGCGGTCGAACCGACCGCCTCGCCCGTGCTGTCGGGCGGCGAGCCGGGCCCGCACAAGATCCAGGGCATCGGCGCGGGCTTCATCCCCGCCATCGTCGATCGCTCGGTCATCGACGGCGTCGAACAGGTCTCCAACGAGGACAGTTTCGAGATGGCCCGCAAGGTCGCCCGCGTCGAAGGCATTCCCGTCGGCATCTCCTCCGGAGCCGCCCTGACCGCCGCCTTCTGCCTGGCCGCGCTTGAGGAAAACGCCGGCAAGACCATCGTCGTCATCATCCCCAGCTTCGCCGAACGCTACCTGTCGACGGCCCTGTTCGAAGGTCTGTGA